The genomic window TACATTCAAAAGGTGAAGCAAGAGATGCCGGTTTAAGTATTAAGTGAGGTGGTAAAGCAATGAAGAAAATGAAGACAATGGACGGCAACACAGCTGCTGCTTATATTTCCTATGCATTTACTGAAGTAGCTGGAATCTATCCCATTACTCCGAGCTCGACCATGGCAGAGGTTGTGGACGAGTGGGCGGAAAATGGCTTAAAAAATATTTTTGGCGAAACGGTCAACTTGATTGAAATGCAATCGGAAGCCGGAGCCGCTGGAACAGTTCATGGGTCGCTGAAGACAGGTGTTTTGACATCGACCTATACAGCATCACAGGGCTTGCTTTTAATGATCCCGAATATGTTTAAGATCGCCGGTGAGCTATTACCGACAGTCTTCCACGTTGCAGCGAGAGCAGTTTCTACGAATGCGCTAAGTATTTTTGGCGACCATAGTGACGTGATGGCAGCGAGACAAACAGGTTTCTGTATGTTAGCGGAGTCAAGTGTTCAGGAAGTTATGGATTTATCGGCGGTTGCTCATTTAGCGAGTATTGAGGGAAGCTTGCCGTTCATGAACTTCTTTGACGGTTTCCGGACTAGTCATGAGCTGCAGAAAATTGAAGCGTTGGACTACGAAGATTTGAAAGCAATGATGAACTGGGAAGCGCTTGAAAACTTCCGTAAAAGAGGAATGAATCCGAATCATCCAACTGTTTCTGGAACAGCACAAAATCCGGATATTCATTTCCAACAAAGAGAGACAGTCAATGCGTATTATGATGAAATGCCTACAATTGTCCAAAAATATATGCAAAAAATCAATGAACTGCGCGGTACGAATTATGATTTAATGAACTACTATGGTGATCCGGAAGCGACTGAGGTCATCATTTCAATGGGTTCAGCTTCACCGACCATCCAGCAAACGGTGGATTATCTGAACAGTCAAGGACGGAAGGTCGGGCATATCGATGTTCATTTATATCGTCCGTTTCCTGCGGATAATCTATTAGAAAAGCTTCCGAATACAGTGGAACGAGTGGCTGTTTTGGATCGTACGAAAGAACCTGGTTCAGATGGTGAGCCATTGCTGTTAGATGTTCAAAGTGTTTTGTATCGTCATGAAAATCGTCCAATCGTTATTGGCGGTCGCTACGGAATTGCTTCAAAGGATGTGACACCAGATCAAATCGTAGCAGTCTATGACCATATGGTATTACCAGTGAACGAGCTGAAACAGCGCTTTACGATTGGGATTATTGATGATGTTACACATCTATCATTACCGATGACAGAAGTATTGGATTTGACAAAAGATGCGACCTTCCAAGCGAAATTCTGGGGCTTTGGGTCAGATGGAACTGTAGGTGCGAACAAACAGGCAATCAAGATTATTGGAAATCATACAGATAAATATGCTCAAGCTTATTTTGCCTATGATTCCAAGAAATCTGGTGGGTTGACCGTTTCTCATCTGCGCTTCGGAGATGATCCGATTCGTTCCACGTATAATGTGGAATGTCCGGATTTTGTCGGCTGTCATAATGCGGCGTATCTGCATAAATACGATTTAGTCAAAGGCTTGAAGGATGGCGGAACGTTCTTGTTAAATACGGTTTGGGATGAAGAACGTGTGAAGACACATCTGCCAAAACCTTTGAAACGCTATCTTGCAGAGCATAACATTGAATTTTATATCATCAATGCGATGGAAATTGCTCAACGGCTGGGGTTAGGTCGTCGAATCAACACAGTCATGTCGGCAGCATTCTTTGAAGTGACAGATATCATGGATCGTGAGACCTTCTTACCGCTTCTGAAAGATGAGGTAAAAGCAACCTACGGTAAAAAATCAATGGCGATTGTTGAGAAGAATTGGGAAGCGATCGATGAAACGTTTGCGGCACTGACAAAAGTTGAGATTCCAGCTGAATGGAAGGCCTTGGAAGTGGCGACTGCGACTGTTGACACATTAGATAAGCCAGCCTATGTTCGGAATATTCTCGAACCAATTAATCGTCAAGAAGGCAATCAGCTGTCAGTCAATGACTTGATCGAAAATGGCATGCTTGGCGGTGAAATGGCGATGGGTACAGCGGCATTTGAAAAACGCGGAATTGCTTTAGAAGTACCAGAGTGGATTTCAGAGAACTGTACGATGTGTAACGAATGTGCCTTCATCTGTCCGCATGCTGCGATTCGTCCATTCTTGCTGGATGATGCTGAGATGGCCGAAGTACCGGAAGGCTTTATCACACGTACGATGAAAGGCCCTGACAATTTAGAATACCGGATTCAGGTATCTCTGGAGGATTGTACCGGCTGTGGTCTTTGTGTAGAGATGTGTCCGGCCAAAGAAAAAGCGCTTGTATTGAAACCGTACGAAGAGCAAAAAGAAGAAGCAATCAATTGGGCCTTTGCTATGACCTTACGTCAGAAGGCGAATCCAATAAAGAAATTCTCAGTGAAGGGTTCGCAGTTTGAACAACCGCTGATTGAGTTTTCAGGTGCTTGTGCAGGCTGTGGTGAAACTCCTTATGTGAAACTGCTGACTCAGCTGTATGGCGACCGTATGATGATTGCTAACACAACGGGTTGCTCATCTATCTGGGGAGCGTCTTCCCCTGCGACGCCGTATACAGTCAATGCGGAAGGCAAAGGACCAGCTTGGAGTAACTCGCTATTTGAGGACAATGCCGAGTACGGGTTAGGTATGTATATCGCCAATGAAACGAAACGTAAACGTGCGGCAACACTGATTCAGAATGCTGTAGACAATGGATACGGTTCTGAAACAACACTGGCCCAAATGCAGGATTGGTTAGATCATGTAACCGAAGGCGACGGAACGCAGCAACGTGCGGCCAAGCTGGCACAAGCGCTTCGGGAAGATTCGGACGATCGGGTCAAAGATATTCTGAAGCATGAAGAAATGTTTGCTAAGCCAAGTCAGTGGATTCTTGGTGGAGATGGCTGGGCCTATGATATTGGCTACAGCGGTATCGATCATGTGTTGGCAACTGGTGCAGATGTCAATATCTTTGTCATGGATAACGAAGTGTATGCCAATACGGGTGGTCAAATGTCTAAGGCAACACCAACCTCAGCTATCGCAAAATTTGCGGCTGGTGGGAAGAAAACGAAGAAGAAAGACCTTGGCTTGATGGCGATGGCGTATCGAGATGTCTATGTTGCATCGATTTCAATTGAAGCCAACCCAGCACAAGCATTAAAAGCGATCACTGAAGCAGAAAACTATCCGGGACCATCTCTGATAATCGGTTATACGCCATGTATTAATCATGGCTTGCGAGGTGGTATGAGTCAGTCCATTAAGGAATCTAAAGATGCCGTAGAATCTGGCTACTGGCCACTTTACCGTCATGATCCTCGTTTGAGAGAAAAAGGCAAAGATCCGATGCGTGTGGACTTTAAAAAGGCAGACTTCTCAAAAATGGAAGACTTCCTACGCAATCAGGTTCGTTTCTCTGCGTTGCATAACGTGAAAGACGACGAGGTGGAGGTAGAAGAAATGCTTCACCAAACTGTCAAGGACATGGAAGATCGTTCAGAAAGCTATACACAGCTGGTGAAAAAATAGGAATTTAAAAGGTAATTATAAAAAGAAGTAGGCGGTAAACTAGTGCCTACTTCTTTTTTTTGTTATGATTTATAAGGATGATACAAACGCTTCATACGAGGCTTAATTAAAAGGAAGTCAAAAGCAGTCTGACCGCCTTCAAAAAAATAAAAGGAGCGAAATTATGAAAAAAGCACTAAAAATCAGCGGTTTAGTCGTTGGACTGATCCTGTTGATCGTAATTGTGTATGTGGGGTATGTATTTTTAAGTTATTCGCGTATTGAAGACGATTTGACCTTGAAGGTTGACCAAAAAGCTGTCATTAAGCAGGTCGAGCCGGAAAAAGAATACAAAGCAGTGACCTTTAATATTGGTTACGGTGCCTATCCGCCGGACTATACTTTCTTTATGGATGGAGGGAAAGAGTCGAAGGCGCGAAGTGAGGAAGCAGTAAATGAAAATATCAATGGTGTGATTCAAACCCTGGAAGAAATCGACGCGGATTTTGCAGTGCTTCAGGAAGTGGATGAGAAAGCAACCAGAAGCTTCGGTGTAAACGAAGTGA from Enterococcus sp. 9E7_DIV0242 includes these protein-coding regions:
- the nifJ gene encoding pyruvate:ferredoxin (flavodoxin) oxidoreductase, translating into MKKMKTMDGNTAAAYISYAFTEVAGIYPITPSSTMAEVVDEWAENGLKNIFGETVNLIEMQSEAGAAGTVHGSLKTGVLTSTYTASQGLLLMIPNMFKIAGELLPTVFHVAARAVSTNALSIFGDHSDVMAARQTGFCMLAESSVQEVMDLSAVAHLASIEGSLPFMNFFDGFRTSHELQKIEALDYEDLKAMMNWEALENFRKRGMNPNHPTVSGTAQNPDIHFQQRETVNAYYDEMPTIVQKYMQKINELRGTNYDLMNYYGDPEATEVIISMGSASPTIQQTVDYLNSQGRKVGHIDVHLYRPFPADNLLEKLPNTVERVAVLDRTKEPGSDGEPLLLDVQSVLYRHENRPIVIGGRYGIASKDVTPDQIVAVYDHMVLPVNELKQRFTIGIIDDVTHLSLPMTEVLDLTKDATFQAKFWGFGSDGTVGANKQAIKIIGNHTDKYAQAYFAYDSKKSGGLTVSHLRFGDDPIRSTYNVECPDFVGCHNAAYLHKYDLVKGLKDGGTFLLNTVWDEERVKTHLPKPLKRYLAEHNIEFYIINAMEIAQRLGLGRRINTVMSAAFFEVTDIMDRETFLPLLKDEVKATYGKKSMAIVEKNWEAIDETFAALTKVEIPAEWKALEVATATVDTLDKPAYVRNILEPINRQEGNQLSVNDLIENGMLGGEMAMGTAAFEKRGIALEVPEWISENCTMCNECAFICPHAAIRPFLLDDAEMAEVPEGFITRTMKGPDNLEYRIQVSLEDCTGCGLCVEMCPAKEKALVLKPYEEQKEEAINWAFAMTLRQKANPIKKFSVKGSQFEQPLIEFSGACAGCGETPYVKLLTQLYGDRMMIANTTGCSSIWGASSPATPYTVNAEGKGPAWSNSLFEDNAEYGLGMYIANETKRKRAATLIQNAVDNGYGSETTLAQMQDWLDHVTEGDGTQQRAAKLAQALREDSDDRVKDILKHEEMFAKPSQWILGGDGWAYDIGYSGIDHVLATGADVNIFVMDNEVYANTGGQMSKATPTSAIAKFAAGGKKTKKKDLGLMAMAYRDVYVASISIEANPAQALKAITEAENYPGPSLIIGYTPCINHGLRGGMSQSIKESKDAVESGYWPLYRHDPRLREKGKDPMRVDFKKADFSKMEDFLRNQVRFSALHNVKDDEVEVEEMLHQTVKDMEDRSESYTQLVKK